A single window of Ictalurus punctatus breed USDA103 chromosome 27, Coco_2.0, whole genome shotgun sequence DNA harbors:
- the nr1h3 gene encoding oxysterols receptor LXR-alpha isoform X1 produces MMTTLSATDIADVGHGANLGCVTEEDSVRAAEVKHELHTSPSQPVSFTSSPKEPRETLHMDPSDIKLDPSADTPAREGQPVKRKKGPAPKMLGNEVCSVCGDKASGFHYNVLSCEGCKGFFRRSVIKGAQYICKNSGRCEMDMYMRRKCQQCRLRKCREAGMLEQCVLSEEQIRLKKMKKQNEEETARSSAVAAPSPAADVLPLAPEQQEMIEKLVAMQKQCNKRSFIDRRKVTPWPQSQDPMNREVRQQRFAHFTELAIMSVQEIVDFAKQLPGFLELTREDQIALLKTSTIEIMLLETSRRYNPAIESITFLTPDFSYNKDDFAKAEQFTTCPHPKMTSHPPGFSAGLQIEFINPIFEFSKGMNDLHLDEAEYALLIAINIFSADRPNVQDHDLVEKLQQPYVDALHSYIRIKRPNDHLMFPRMLMKLVSLRTLSSVHSEQVFALRLQDKKLPPLLSEIWDVHE; encoded by the exons ATGATGACCACCCTTTCTGCGACTGATATTGCTGATGTTGGTCATG GGGCGAATCTGGGGTGTGTCACTGAGGAGGACTCAGTGAGAGCAGCAGAAGTGAAACATGAGTTACACACTTCTCCCAGTCAACCAGTTTCATTCACCAGTTCTCCTAAAGAGCCGAGAGAGACGCTGCACATGGACCCCAGCGACATCAAACTGGATCCCTCTGCAGACACACCTGCAAGAG aGGGGCAGCcagtgaagaggaagaaggGTCCAGCTCCCAAGATGCTGGGGAACgaggtgtgtagtgtgtgtggagACAAGGCCTCTGGTTTCCACTACAATGTACTGAGCTGTGAGGGCTGTAAGGGCTTCTTCAGGCGCAGCGTGATCAAAGGAGCGCAGTACATCTGCAAGAACTCGGGCCGCTGTGAGATGGACATGTACATGCGCCGAAAGTGTCAGCAGTGTCGGCTGCGCAAGTGTCGGGAGGCGGGCATGCTTGAGCAGT gTGTGCTTTCGGAGGAGCAGATTCGgttgaagaaaatgaagaagcAGAACGAGGAAGAGACAGCTCGTAGCTCAGCCGTGGCTGCACCGAGCCCAGCGGCTGACGTTCTCCCTTTGGCTCCAGAACAGCAGGAAATGATCGAGAAGTTAGTCGCCATGCAGAAACAGTGCAACAAACGCTCCTTCATCGACCGGCGCAAAGTCACT CCATGGCCGCAGAGTCAGGACCCCATGAACCGGGAAGTGCGGCAGCAGCGCTTTGCTCATTTCACCGAGCTGGCAATCATGTCGGTGCAGGAGATCGTGGACTTTGCTAAACAGCTGCCTGGTTTCCTGGAGCTCACCCGTGAGGACCAGATTGCCCTGCTCAAGACCTCCACCATTGAG ATCATGCTGCTAGAGACGTCTCGCCGCTACAATCCAGCGATCGAGAGCATCACTTTCCTCACGCCAGACTTCAGCTACAACAAGGATGACTTTGCCAAAGCAG AGCAGTTTACAACCTGCCCACATCCTAAAATGACCTCTCATCCACCTGGCTTCTCTGCAGGGCTGCAGATCGAGTTCATTAACCCCATCTTTGAGTTCTCAAAGGGCATGAATGACTTGCACCTGGATGAGGCAGAGTATGCGCTGCTTATCGCTATAAACATCTTTTCAGCAG ACCGACCCAACGTGCAGGATCATGATTTGGTGGAGAAGCTCCAACAGCCGTATGTGGATGCTCTGCATTCGTACATCAGGATCAAGAGACCAAAT GATCACCTGATGTTCCCACGTATGCTGATGAAGCTGGTCAGCCTGCGCACCCTGAGTAGTGTTCACTCTGAGCAGGTCTTCGCTCTGCGACTACAGGACAAGAAACTTCCCCCTCTTCTGTCTGAAATCTGGGATGTCCATGAATga
- the nr1h3 gene encoding oxysterols receptor LXR-alpha isoform X2, producing the protein MMTTLSATDIADVGHGANLGCVTEEDSVRAAEVKHELHTSPSQPVSFTSSPKEPRETLHMDPSDIKLDPSADTPAREGQPVKRKKGPAPKMLGNEVCSVCGDKASGFHYNVLSCEGCKGFFRRSVIKGAQYICKNSGRCEMDMYMRRKCQQCRLRKCREAGMLEQCVLSEEQIRLKKMKKQNEEETARSSAVAAPSPAADVLPLAPEQQEMIEKLVAMQKQCNKRSFIDRRKVTPWPQSQDPMNREVRQQRFAHFTELAIMSVQEIVDFAKQLPGFLELTREDQIALLKTSTIEIMLLETSRRYNPAIESITFLTPDFSYNKDDFAKAGLQIEFINPIFEFSKGMNDLHLDEAEYALLIAINIFSADRPNVQDHDLVEKLQQPYVDALHSYIRIKRPNDHLMFPRMLMKLVSLRTLSSVHSEQVFALRLQDKKLPPLLSEIWDVHE; encoded by the exons ATGATGACCACCCTTTCTGCGACTGATATTGCTGATGTTGGTCATG GGGCGAATCTGGGGTGTGTCACTGAGGAGGACTCAGTGAGAGCAGCAGAAGTGAAACATGAGTTACACACTTCTCCCAGTCAACCAGTTTCATTCACCAGTTCTCCTAAAGAGCCGAGAGAGACGCTGCACATGGACCCCAGCGACATCAAACTGGATCCCTCTGCAGACACACCTGCAAGAG aGGGGCAGCcagtgaagaggaagaaggGTCCAGCTCCCAAGATGCTGGGGAACgaggtgtgtagtgtgtgtggagACAAGGCCTCTGGTTTCCACTACAATGTACTGAGCTGTGAGGGCTGTAAGGGCTTCTTCAGGCGCAGCGTGATCAAAGGAGCGCAGTACATCTGCAAGAACTCGGGCCGCTGTGAGATGGACATGTACATGCGCCGAAAGTGTCAGCAGTGTCGGCTGCGCAAGTGTCGGGAGGCGGGCATGCTTGAGCAGT gTGTGCTTTCGGAGGAGCAGATTCGgttgaagaaaatgaagaagcAGAACGAGGAAGAGACAGCTCGTAGCTCAGCCGTGGCTGCACCGAGCCCAGCGGCTGACGTTCTCCCTTTGGCTCCAGAACAGCAGGAAATGATCGAGAAGTTAGTCGCCATGCAGAAACAGTGCAACAAACGCTCCTTCATCGACCGGCGCAAAGTCACT CCATGGCCGCAGAGTCAGGACCCCATGAACCGGGAAGTGCGGCAGCAGCGCTTTGCTCATTTCACCGAGCTGGCAATCATGTCGGTGCAGGAGATCGTGGACTTTGCTAAACAGCTGCCTGGTTTCCTGGAGCTCACCCGTGAGGACCAGATTGCCCTGCTCAAGACCTCCACCATTGAG ATCATGCTGCTAGAGACGTCTCGCCGCTACAATCCAGCGATCGAGAGCATCACTTTCCTCACGCCAGACTTCAGCTACAACAAGGATGACTTTGCCAAAGCAG GGCTGCAGATCGAGTTCATTAACCCCATCTTTGAGTTCTCAAAGGGCATGAATGACTTGCACCTGGATGAGGCAGAGTATGCGCTGCTTATCGCTATAAACATCTTTTCAGCAG ACCGACCCAACGTGCAGGATCATGATTTGGTGGAGAAGCTCCAACAGCCGTATGTGGATGCTCTGCATTCGTACATCAGGATCAAGAGACCAAAT GATCACCTGATGTTCCCACGTATGCTGATGAAGCTGGTCAGCCTGCGCACCCTGAGTAGTGTTCACTCTGAGCAGGTCTTCGCTCTGCGACTACAGGACAAGAAACTTCCCCCTCTTCTGTCTGAAATCTGGGATGTCCATGAATga